A part of Winslowiella toletana genomic DNA contains:
- a CDS encoding sulfate ABC transporter substrate-binding protein — MTSSRINKFVSGAALSLLLASAAQATELLNSSYDVSRELFVALNAPFEKQWAEQHPGDKLTIKQSHAGSSRQALAILQGLKADVVTYNQVTDVQILHDRGKLVAADWQQRLPNNSSPFYSTMGFLVRKGNPKNIHSWSDLVRSDVKLIFPNPKTSGNARYTYLAAWGAFDQADGKDKAKTEQQMTQFLKNVAVFDTGGRGATTTFVERGLGDVLISFESEVNNIRNQYGKDDYEVIVPKTNILAEFPVAWIDKNIEQNKTTTAATEYLNYLYSPQAQQIITQFYYRVHNPELMAQQKERFPPVALFRVEDAFGSWDQVMKTHFASGGELDKLLAVGRG, encoded by the coding sequence ATGACTTCTTCCAGGATAAACAAATTCGTAAGCGGCGCAGCCTTATCGCTGCTGCTGGCGAGCGCTGCGCAGGCGACGGAGTTACTTAACAGCTCTTATGACGTCTCACGCGAGCTGTTTGTCGCGCTGAATGCCCCTTTCGAGAAGCAGTGGGCAGAGCAGCATCCTGGTGACAAACTGACGATTAAACAGTCGCATGCCGGTTCTTCCAGGCAGGCGCTGGCGATTTTGCAGGGGCTGAAAGCCGATGTGGTGACTTATAATCAGGTCACTGATGTGCAGATTCTGCACGATCGCGGCAAGCTGGTCGCCGCCGACTGGCAGCAACGACTGCCGAATAACAGCTCGCCGTTTTACTCCACCATGGGTTTCCTGGTGCGTAAGGGCAATCCAAAAAATATTCACAGCTGGAGCGATCTGGTGCGCAGCGACGTGAAACTGATTTTCCCCAATCCGAAAACCTCCGGCAACGCGCGTTACACTTATTTAGCGGCGTGGGGAGCGTTTGATCAGGCGGATGGCAAGGACAAAGCGAAAACTGAACAGCAGATGACGCAGTTTCTGAAGAACGTCGCAGTATTTGATACCGGCGGTCGCGGCGCGACAACCACCTTTGTTGAGCGTGGACTGGGCGATGTGCTGATTAGCTTTGAATCTGAAGTGAATAATATTCGTAACCAGTACGGCAAAGATGATTACGAAGTGATCGTGCCGAAAACCAATATTCTGGCGGAGTTCCCGGTGGCCTGGATCGATAAAAATATCGAACAAAATAAAACCACTACCGCCGCCACAGAGTATCTCAACTACCTTTATTCGCCGCAGGCGCAGCAGATTATTACGCAGTTCTACTATCGCGTGCACAATCCTGAGCTGATGGCGCAGCAGAAAGAGCGTTTCCCGCCTGTGGCGCTGTTCCGGGTGGAAGATGCTTTCGGTAGCTGGGATCAGGTTATGAAAACCCATTTCGCCAGTGGTGGTGAGTTAGATAAGTTGTTAGCGGTGGGGCGCGGGTGA
- a CDS encoding PhoPQ-activated pathogenicity-related family protein, which translates to MLSARCALSVALFMISATSTAADLQTICPENKDFNYVLSCYRQKLESLPLNYKLIKTEQLDKVELRRYQLTSQSWPEDKSAQTAWQHEVDIYIPQHPLSSRALVFINNGINHNINDAAPELPSDMSEASLASLSRQTQTIVISLSNIPNQYLTLPGDNTARREDDLVAVSWSQFLQDPENNTEMPLHIPMTAAVSQSMSLAVRELTSWHIDKFIVAGISKRGWTTWLTLLSDSRVDAIVPMVFDLPDIRPALTHMYHSYGNNWPAAFYPYYMQNIDTKIATASFARLMKILDPMQYSGNDFFPRLSVAKYIINASGDDFYVPDNTRFYYDHLPGVKSLRVVANSGHYDIKKYAESSLAAFTNRLQHNKALPVINTQQQKQKLLISFSEKPETIKRWSAVNLNARDFRYACGIRYTSAPIKVSDNIEVTLNRPQQGWEASYVEATFSDGYVATTRVYITPDEEYPTTAPTCLSLPGRGLGDGSLSNGKRALKSE; encoded by the coding sequence ATGCTAAGTGCCAGATGCGCCCTTTCTGTTGCGCTGTTTATGATTAGCGCTACATCTACCGCCGCCGATTTACAAACTATCTGCCCGGAGAATAAAGATTTTAACTATGTATTATCCTGCTACCGACAAAAGCTGGAATCATTACCTTTAAATTACAAATTAATTAAAACAGAACAATTAGACAAAGTAGAACTTCGCCGTTATCAACTGACCTCACAATCCTGGCCGGAAGATAAATCGGCGCAAACTGCATGGCAGCATGAAGTCGATATTTATATTCCTCAGCACCCCCTGTCGTCACGCGCCCTGGTGTTTATTAATAATGGCATTAACCATAATATTAATGACGCCGCGCCTGAGCTGCCGTCAGATATGAGTGAAGCATCGCTGGCATCATTATCGCGTCAGACACAGACCATCGTGATTTCGCTAAGCAATATTCCCAATCAATATCTTACCCTGCCCGGCGACAACACAGCACGCAGAGAGGACGACCTGGTGGCGGTGAGCTGGTCACAGTTTTTGCAGGATCCGGAAAACAACACTGAGATGCCATTACATATTCCGATGACCGCCGCCGTCTCACAGTCGATGTCGCTGGCGGTACGGGAGTTAACCTCCTGGCATATTGATAAGTTTATCGTCGCCGGCATCTCAAAACGCGGCTGGACCACCTGGCTGACGCTGCTCTCCGACTCGCGTGTCGACGCCATAGTACCGATGGTCTTCGACTTACCCGACATCCGTCCGGCGTTAACCCATATGTATCATTCCTATGGCAATAACTGGCCTGCCGCCTTTTATCCCTACTATATGCAAAATATTGACACCAAAATCGCCACTGCATCGTTTGCCAGACTGATGAAGATTCTCGATCCGATGCAATATAGCGGTAATGATTTTTTCCCCAGGCTGTCAGTTGCAAAGTATATTATTAATGCCAGTGGTGATGATTTTTACGTCCCTGACAATACACGATTTTATTACGACCATTTACCCGGCGTAAAATCACTGCGGGTAGTGGCCAATAGCGGGCATTATGATATTAAAAAATATGCTGAATCCTCCCTGGCGGCATTTACCAACCGTCTGCAACACAACAAAGCATTACCGGTAATCAATACACAACAACAAAAACAGAAACTGTTAATCTCATTTTCTGAAAAACCTGAAACTATTAAACGCTGGAGTGCGGTGAATCTTAATGCACGCGACTTCCGCTACGCCTGTGGCATCCGTTATACCTCGGCGCCGATCAAGGTCAGCGATAATATTGAGGTGACGCTGAACAGACCGCAACAAGGCTGGGAAGCCAGCTATGTTGAAGCGACCTTCA